A single genomic interval of Roseibaca calidilacus harbors:
- a CDS encoding TolC family protein — protein sequence MGQLIGLTLAMALAGCGGNIKFEKTADELLEAMEREGPVVPLPDRLAPATIDSAAMLSEFAFAASQMSQRTASARRLMLAAEARVEEAEREFYPQVTLTAEQITTEQSILESSNPSVEGDVSSYETGNVNLTARLRLLDLQRSAAVVAARSEAAARAADLKAAEQDLLEDIVTAYVQAGEALERWRLAQAEVQFYSARAEFEVRQEAAGELRGSARSVAAAELARARSDAEIAAADFRIRTDQMCGLGFDTTCPYPASARVTVALPRPQAITQDELDSIENAPEIRAMADRVNVALREVDQARMAMYPRITLELAAAQRDRGGSLFDGSSLSRTNDVSLQMEWDIYTSGRLRRIRDAELNEALAAGHDYEARLQSAVSDMRSATSALNALWQHDRSLDQVVALRRAALQEIERERDAGVLSDLDVEQARLDLVRAEVFQQRTRRNYIVATVARARAQGAMDQDLLNTVERVMSDNRFSVRVYGMAAP from the coding sequence ATGGGTCAGCTGATCGGACTGACACTGGCGATGGCGCTGGCAGGCTGTGGTGGCAACATCAAGTTCGAGAAGACGGCCGACGAGTTGCTCGAGGCGATGGAGCGCGAGGGCCCCGTTGTCCCGCTGCCCGACAGGCTTGCGCCGGCCACGATCGACAGCGCAGCCATGCTGTCCGAATTCGCGTTCGCGGCCTCACAGATGAGCCAGCGCACCGCCTCTGCACGGCGTCTGATGCTGGCTGCCGAAGCCCGTGTCGAGGAAGCGGAGCGCGAGTTTTATCCTCAGGTCACGCTGACGGCCGAGCAGATCACAACGGAACAGTCGATCCTCGAAAGTTCGAACCCGTCGGTTGAGGGCGATGTGTCGAGCTATGAGACAGGAAACGTGAATCTCACCGCGCGTCTGCGTCTACTTGATCTTCAACGATCTGCCGCCGTGGTCGCGGCCCGCTCAGAGGCGGCGGCCCGCGCCGCCGATCTGAAAGCGGCCGAGCAAGATCTGCTGGAGGATATCGTCACGGCCTATGTGCAGGCAGGCGAAGCGCTTGAGCGCTGGCGCCTTGCACAGGCCGAGGTGCAGTTCTATTCGGCGCGCGCTGAGTTCGAAGTACGCCAGGAAGCCGCTGGCGAATTGCGCGGCTCGGCGCGGTCTGTCGCTGCGGCGGAACTTGCGCGTGCGCGCAGTGATGCAGAGATCGCAGCCGCCGATTTCCGGATCCGAACCGATCAGATGTGCGGGCTGGGTTTCGATACCACATGCCCCTATCCCGCCTCGGCGCGTGTAACGGTTGCTTTGCCGCGCCCGCAAGCGATCACGCAGGACGAACTCGACAGTATAGAGAACGCGCCCGAGATCCGGGCCATGGCCGACCGCGTGAACGTGGCACTTCGCGAGGTCGATCAGGCACGCATGGCCATGTATCCGCGCATCACGCTGGAACTGGCGGCGGCGCAACGGGACCGGGGCGGTTCGCTCTTCGACGGCTCCAGCCTGTCGCGCACAAATGATGTCTCGCTGCAGATGGAATGGGATATTTACACCTCGGGCCGGCTGCGCAGGATCCGGGATGCAGAGTTGAACGAAGCCCTCGCAGCGGGTCACGACTACGAAGCCCGCCTTCAGAGCGCGGTCAGCGACATGCGCAGCGCGACCTCGGCGCTGAATGCGCTTTGGCAACATGACCGGTCGCTTGATCAGGTCGTCGCGCTGCGCCGTGCAGCCCTGCAGGAAATTGAGCGGGAACGCGACGCAGGTGTGCTGAGCGATCTGGACGTCGAACAGGCGCGGCTGGACCTTGTCCGCGCCGAGGTGTTCCAGCAGCGGACCCGCCGCAATTACATCGTAGCCACGGTTGCGCGCGCGCGCGCCCAAGGTGCGATGGATCAGGACCTTCTGAACACGGTTGAACGCGTGATGTCCGACAATCGGTTCTCGGTACGCGTTTATGGAATGGCTGCCCCGTGA
- the tnpA gene encoding IS66-like element accessory protein TnpA, translating to MADGGDGFMGRCEIVEPRRRNRRWPSEVKAKIVAESYQPGARVVDVARKYDLLPHHLSDWRRHARQGRLALPGDLMDALNGSPASEAAEPAFVPLSILPEPMDQPVFSTAAAAQDGSGVLTIEVGSDLRLRIPGDVTVERAAALVRALRGAT from the coding sequence ATGGCGGATGGTGGCGACGGATTTATGGGTCGGTGTGAAATTGTTGAACCGCGACGGCGCAATCGCCGATGGCCATCGGAAGTGAAAGCGAAGATTGTCGCGGAGAGTTATCAGCCTGGGGCGCGGGTTGTGGATGTGGCACGCAAATACGATTTGCTCCCACATCACCTGTCAGATTGGCGTCGCCATGCCCGACAGGGTCGGTTGGCTTTGCCGGGTGACCTGATGGATGCGCTGAACGGATCGCCTGCGTCGGAGGCGGCGGAGCCTGCCTTTGTGCCGCTGTCAATTCTGCCCGAGCCCATGGATCAGCCGGTGTTTTCCACGGCCGCGGCCGCGCAGGATGGCTCTGGTGTGCTGACGATTGAGGTCGGGTCCGACCTGCGCTTGCGTATTCCCGGTGATGTTACAGTGGAGCGCGCGGCGGCGCTGGTGCGTGCATTGCGCGGGGCGACATGA
- a CDS encoding BamA/TamA family outer membrane protein produces the protein MGYDRDSGVSLVGAFQHRALMGRDQSIDLAFSVSSQEQTVALDYRLNRLGDGNPTFGVAVSHAERDRSERQGIDTSVTRVSPGAVWDLGDAGVMSLGLVFIKDDLRALAEAPAILQDEDGARSLMGVALNGELGFGAVELGFNAVLLDDGEDLRYTKAEVALDYALPIPPGALSAELALRAGAINVAQGQTTLNDRFLPSSGAIRGFEANGFGPVDPAALDGAPVGATRYAVMSFDTRYAGLLPGAPDVSFGLFMDVGSAWGLDANGDAARATIDADTYWRGAAGITIGRDFGAARLELVLSDAFAHRPSDRVQNVQLNFSSTF, from the coding sequence GTGGGATATGACCGGGATTCCGGTGTCAGCCTTGTGGGTGCGTTTCAGCATCGGGCCTTGATGGGGCGGGATCAGTCGATCGATCTCGCCTTTTCGGTATCGTCCCAAGAGCAGACCGTCGCGCTGGACTACCGTCTGAACCGGTTGGGCGACGGCAATCCGACATTTGGTGTTGCGGTCAGTCATGCGGAGCGGGATCGCAGCGAACGTCAGGGTATCGACACCAGCGTCACCCGCGTGTCACCGGGAGCGGTCTGGGATCTGGGCGATGCGGGGGTCATGTCGCTCGGCCTTGTCTTCATCAAGGATGATTTGCGCGCCTTGGCAGAGGCACCCGCCATCCTTCAGGACGAGGATGGAGCGCGGTCGCTGATGGGCGTGGCGCTGAATGGCGAGCTCGGGTTCGGCGCTGTTGAGTTGGGCTTCAATGCGGTCCTGCTCGATGATGGCGAGGATCTTCGCTACACCAAGGCCGAGGTTGCGCTGGATTACGCCCTGCCGATCCCGCCCGGTGCGCTTTCTGCCGAGCTTGCCCTCAGGGCAGGGGCCATCAATGTTGCGCAGGGACAAACCACGCTGAACGACCGATTTCTTCCATCGTCGGGTGCCATTCGCGGCTTCGAGGCGAACGGATTCGGCCCGGTGGATCCCGCGGCCCTTGATGGCGCGCCCGTGGGGGCGACGCGCTATGCGGTCATGTCCTTCGACACGCGTTATGCAGGGCTTTTGCCGGGTGCGCCGGACGTGTCCTTTGGCCTTTTCATGGATGTTGGCTCGGCCTGGGGGCTGGATGCGAATGGCGATGCGGCGCGCGCGACCATTGACGCCGATACCTACTGGCGCGGCGCGGCTGGCATCACCATCGGTCGGGATTTCGGGGCGGCGCGCCTTGAACTGGTGCTTTCTGATGCCTTTGCGCACAGGCCTTCGGACCGTGTGCAAAACGTACAACTGAATTTTTCCAGCACCTTCTGA
- the tnpB gene encoding IS66 family insertion sequence element accessory protein TnpB (TnpB, as the term is used for proteins encoded by IS66 family insertion elements, is considered an accessory protein, since TnpC, encoded by a neighboring gene, is a DDE family transposase.) — translation MIVAGQRLPILIATKPVDFRCGHNALALIVQTELKLDPHSGVTVVFRSKRGDRLKILVWDGTGMVLIYKVLEQGSFAWPKIQDGVMRLSRAQAEALFEGLDWRRVVAQRVLVLIATEI, via the coding sequence ATGATCGTCGCGGGTCAGAGGCTGCCGATCCTGATCGCGACGAAGCCAGTAGACTTCCGCTGTGGGCACAACGCTCTGGCGCTGATCGTGCAGACGGAGCTGAAGCTCGATCCGCATTCCGGGGTGACGGTGGTGTTTCGGTCAAAACGCGGGGACAGGTTGAAGATCCTTGTGTGGGATGGCACCGGAATGGTGCTGATCTACAAGGTCCTGGAACAGGGCAGCTTCGCCTGGCCGAAGATTCAGGACGGGGTTATGCGGCTGTCTCGGGCGCAGGCGGAAGCCTTGTTCGAAGGTCTGGATTGGCGGCGGGTGGTGGCGCAAAGGGTGCTGGTGTTGATTGCCACTGAGATTTGA
- a CDS encoding transposase — MRNLHLRAQTFSQACHASGTGQINGAWPSLTNGQRRWLDVVRARIVAEPLTPGPTANEVARRYGLRANHFSEWRRRAWRGTLVFPAAPEGDRLCFAAVILAGSRVTVVSSILSTPSLQQAAIY; from the coding sequence ATGCGAAACCTCCATCTGCGCGCGCAGACCTTCTCGCAGGCATGCCACGCGTCAGGAACAGGACAAATCAATGGGGCGTGGCCGTCGCTTACGAATGGTCAGCGGCGCTGGCTGGATGTGGTGAGAGCGCGGATTGTTGCGGAGCCGCTGACGCCGGGGCCTACGGCAAATGAGGTTGCGCGGCGATACGGGTTGCGGGCCAATCATTTTTCAGAATGGCGGCGTCGTGCGTGGCGCGGCACGCTTGTTTTTCCGGCTGCCCCGGAAGGCGACAGACTGTGCTTCGCGGCGGTCATTCTGGCCGGATCGAGGGTAACGGTAGTATCTTCAATTTTATCTACTCCGTCGTTGCAACAAGCGGCCATTTATTGA